From Myotis daubentonii chromosome 15, mMyoDau2.1, whole genome shotgun sequence, one genomic window encodes:
- the RPS11 gene encoding small ribosomal subunit protein uS17 translates to MADIQTERAYQKQPTIFQNKKRVLLGETGKEKLPRYYKNIGLGFKTPKEAIEGTYIDKKCPFTGNVSIRGRILSGVVTKMKMQRTIVIRRDYLHYIRKYNRFEKRHKNMSVHLSPCFRDVQIGDIVTVGECRPLSKTVRFNVLKVTKAAGTKKQFQKF, encoded by the exons ATGGCGGACATTCAG ACGGAGCGAGCCTACCAGAAGCAGCCCACCATCTTCCAAAACAAGAAGAGGGTCCTGTTGGGAGAGACCGGCAAAGAGAAGCTCCCGCGATACTACAAGAACATCGGCCTGGGGTTCAAGACGCCCAAGGAG GCCATTGAGGGCACCTACATTGACAAGAAATGCCCCTTTACCGGTAATGTCTCCATCCGAGGGCGCATCTTGTCCG gcgtGGTGACCAAGATGAAGATGCAGAGGACCATTGTCATCCGCCGAGACTACCTCCACTACATCCGGAAGTACAACCGCTTCGAGAAGCGCCACAAGAACATGTCAGTGCACCTGTCCCCCTGCTTCAG AGATGTGCAGATCGGCGACATCGTCACCGTGGGTGAGTGCCGCCCGCTGAGCAAGACTGTGCGCTTCAACGTGCTCAAGGTCACCAAGGCCGCCGGCACCAAGAAGCAGTTCCAGAAGTTCTGA
- the RPL13A gene encoding large ribosomal subunit protein uL13 isoform X1 — MAEGQVLVLDGRGHLLGRLAAIVAKQVLLGRKVVVVRCEGINISGNFYRNKLKYLAFLRKRMNTNPSRGPYHFRAPSRIFWRTVRGMLPHKTKRGQAALDRLKVFDGIPPPYDKKKRMVVPAALKVVRLKPTRKFAYLGRLAHEVGWKYQAVTATLEEKRKEKAKMHYRKKKQLMRLRKQAEKNVEKKINKFTEVLKTHGLLV; from the exons ATGGCGGAGGGGCAG GTCCTGGTGCTTGATGGCCGAGGCCATCTCCTGGGCCGCCTGGCGGCCATCGTGGCCAAGCAGGTACTGCTGG GCCGCAAGGTGGTGGTTGTGCGCTGTGAGGGCATCAACATTTCTGGCAATTTCTACAGAAACAAGT TGAAGTACCTGGCCTTCCTGCGCAAACGGATGAACACCAACCCGTCCCGCGGCCCTTACCACTTCCGAGCCCCCAGCCGCATCTTTTGGCGGACGGTGCGAG GCATGCTGCCCCACAAGACCAAGCGAGGCCAGGCCGCCTTGGACCGCCTCAAGGTGTTTGACGGGATCCCACCGCCCTACGACAAG AAAAAGCGAATGGTGGTTCCCGCCGCCCTCAAGGTTGTGCGCCTGAAGCCCACCCGGAAG tttgCCTACCTTGGGCGCCTGGCTCATGAGGTTGGCTGGAAGTACCAGGCCGTCACAGCCACCctggaggagaagaggaaggagaaagccaAGATGCATTACCGCAAGAAAAAGCAGCTCATG AGGCTACGGAAACAGGCCGAAAAGAACGTGgagaagaaaattaacaaattcaCAGAGGTCCTCAAGACCCATGGACTCCTGGTCTGA
- the RPL13A gene encoding large ribosomal subunit protein uL13 isoform X2, with protein MNTNPSRGPYHFRAPSRIFWRTVRGMLPHKTKRGQAALDRLKVFDGIPPPYDKKKRMVVPAALKVVRLKPTRKFAYLGRLAHEVGWKYQAVTATLEEKRKEKAKMHYRKKKQLMRLRKQAEKNVEKKINKFTEVLKTHGLLV; from the exons ATGAACACCAACCCGTCCCGCGGCCCTTACCACTTCCGAGCCCCCAGCCGCATCTTTTGGCGGACGGTGCGAG GCATGCTGCCCCACAAGACCAAGCGAGGCCAGGCCGCCTTGGACCGCCTCAAGGTGTTTGACGGGATCCCACCGCCCTACGACAAG AAAAAGCGAATGGTGGTTCCCGCCGCCCTCAAGGTTGTGCGCCTGAAGCCCACCCGGAAG tttgCCTACCTTGGGCGCCTGGCTCATGAGGTTGGCTGGAAGTACCAGGCCGTCACAGCCACCctggaggagaagaggaaggagaaagccaAGATGCATTACCGCAAGAAAAAGCAGCTCATG AGGCTACGGAAACAGGCCGAAAAGAACGTGgagaagaaaattaacaaattcaCAGAGGTCCTCAAGACCCATGGACTCCTGGTCTGA
- the FLT3LG gene encoding fms-related tyrosine kinase 3 ligand isoform X1 produces MIVLAPAWSQTTSLLLLLLLLRPGLGGTPDCSFRHSPISSTFADTIRKLSDYLLQDYPVMVASNLQDDKLCGAFWRLVLAQRWMGQLKTVAGAQMEKLLEAVNTEIHFVTLCALQPLPSCLRFVQTNISHLLQDTSEQLVALKPWITRWNFSGCLELQCQPDSSTLLPSASPLALAATALPAPQASLLLLLLLPAALALLVAAWCLGWRRRRRRPCPGEQGTPRPSARSQPPEDTEPGPGGRQPESRPCLGGTAPATVSPGRRPRRLPAPAPAPPAPLCTKPSSPGTCT; encoded by the exons ATGATAGTGTTGGCACCAGCCTGGAGCCAAACT acctccctgctgctgctgctgctgctgctgcgcccCGGCCTCGGCGGGACCCCCGACTGCTCCTTCCGCCACAGCCCCATCTCCTCCACCTTCGCGGACACCATCCGCAAGCTG TCAGACTACCTGCTCCAAGATTACCCGGTCATGGTCGCCTCCAACCTGCAGGAC GACAAGCTCTGCGGGGCCTTCTGGCGCCTCGTGCTGGCCCAGCGCTGGATGGGACAGCTCAAGACCGTGGCGGGGGCCCAGATGGAAAAGCTGCTGGAGGCCGTCAACACCGAGATACACTTTGTCACCTTATGCGCCCTCCAG cccctccctagCTGTCTTCGCTTCGTCCAGACCAACATCTCCCACCTCCTGCAGGACACCTCCGAGCAGCTGGTGGCCTTGAAGCCCTGGATCACCCGCTGGAATTTCTCGGGGTGCCTGGAGCTGCAGTGTCAGCCGG acTCCTCCACTCTGCTGCCCTCAGCGAGCCCCCTGGCCTTGGCGGCCacagccctgccagccccacaGGCTTCtttgctgctcctgctgctgctgccggcgGCCCTTGCGCTGCTGGTCGCTGCCTGGTGCCTGGGCTGGCgaaggaggaggcggaggccctgccctggggagcag GGGACACCGAGGCCCAGCGCGAGGAGCCAGCCGCCCGAGGACACAGAGCCGGGACCCGGAGGACGTCAGCCAGAGAGCCGGCCCTGCCTCGGCGGCACGGCCCCCGCCACTGTGTCCCCGGGACGGAGGCCACGCCGGCTGCCGGcgccggcccccgccccgcctgccccacTCTGTACAAAGCCCTCGTCCCCAGGAACTTGTACATAA
- the FLT3LG gene encoding fms-related tyrosine kinase 3 ligand isoform X2, producing the protein MIVLAPAWSQTTSLLLLLLLLRPGLGGTPDCSFRHSPISSTFADTIRKLSDYLLQDYPVMVASNLQDDKLCGAFWRLVLAQRWMGQLKTVAGAQMEKLLEAVNTEIHFVTLCALQDTSEQLVALKPWITRWNFSGCLELQCQPDSSTLLPSASPLALAATALPAPQASLLLLLLLPAALALLVAAWCLGWRRRRRRPCPGEQGTPRPSARSQPPEDTEPGPGGRQPESRPCLGGTAPATVSPGRRPRRLPAPAPAPPAPLCTKPSSPGTCT; encoded by the exons ATGATAGTGTTGGCACCAGCCTGGAGCCAAACT acctccctgctgctgctgctgctgctgctgcgcccCGGCCTCGGCGGGACCCCCGACTGCTCCTTCCGCCACAGCCCCATCTCCTCCACCTTCGCGGACACCATCCGCAAGCTG TCAGACTACCTGCTCCAAGATTACCCGGTCATGGTCGCCTCCAACCTGCAGGAC GACAAGCTCTGCGGGGCCTTCTGGCGCCTCGTGCTGGCCCAGCGCTGGATGGGACAGCTCAAGACCGTGGCGGGGGCCCAGATGGAAAAGCTGCTGGAGGCCGTCAACACCGAGATACACTTTGTCACCTTATGCGCCCTCCAG GACACCTCCGAGCAGCTGGTGGCCTTGAAGCCCTGGATCACCCGCTGGAATTTCTCGGGGTGCCTGGAGCTGCAGTGTCAGCCGG acTCCTCCACTCTGCTGCCCTCAGCGAGCCCCCTGGCCTTGGCGGCCacagccctgccagccccacaGGCTTCtttgctgctcctgctgctgctgccggcgGCCCTTGCGCTGCTGGTCGCTGCCTGGTGCCTGGGCTGGCgaaggaggaggcggaggccctgccctggggagcag GGGACACCGAGGCCCAGCGCGAGGAGCCAGCCGCCCGAGGACACAGAGCCGGGACCCGGAGGACGTCAGCCAGAGAGCCGGCCCTGCCTCGGCGGCACGGCCCCCGCCACTGTGTCCCCGGGACGGAGGCCACGCCGGCTGCCGGcgccggcccccgccccgcctgccccacTCTGTACAAAGCCCTCGTCCCCAGGAACTTGTACATAA